A genomic stretch from Leptotrichia sp. HSP-536 includes:
- the lspA gene encoding signal peptidase II, whose product MPYIIIILVLAALDQITKQLMFNVSGGIQGFSIPIIDKFFHLTYVENHGGVFGLLQGKINLFTIASAILIIYVIAVEYKNFKNYSKWTKIGVAVIAAGAAGNMIDRILRGYVIDMIDFRGIWAFVFNVADMYVHIGIYIIVIDYLVRKYKTKKGE is encoded by the coding sequence ATGCCTTATATAATTATTATTTTGGTTTTAGCTGCATTAGATCAGATTACAAAGCAGTTAATGTTTAATGTGTCAGGTGGAATACAAGGTTTTTCTATACCAATAATAGATAAATTTTTTCACTTGACTTATGTTGAAAATCACGGCGGAGTTTTCGGTCTATTGCAAGGAAAAATCAATTTATTTACAATAGCAAGTGCAATTTTAATTATATACGTAATCGCTGTAGAGTACAAAAACTTTAAGAATTACAGCAAATGGACAAAAATAGGCGTAGCAGTAATTGCCGCTGGAGCTGCAGGAAATATGATTGACAGAATTCTTCGTGGATACGTAATTGACATGATAGATTTTCGAGGAATCTGGGCTTTCGTATTCAATGTAGCAGATATGTATGTGCATATTGGGATTTATATTATTGTAATTGATTATTTGGTGAGAAAATATAAAACGAAAAAAGGTGAATAG
- the ileS gene encoding isoleucine--tRNA ligase, whose product MSENNNVEDKVDYAKTLNLPKTSFKMKANLAQKEPLILRDWKKAEIYEKSLNEGAPFFVLHDGPPYANGDIHIGHALNKILKDIILKYKRLRGYNAPYIPGWDTHGLPIEWKIMEELGEKAKNMTPLQIRQECKKYALKWVEKQKEGFKRLGILGNWDNPYITLRPEYEAEQLKVFKEIYENGYVYKGLKPVYWSPTTETALAEAEIEYKDVESHSIYVKFEGTQDLLDKLGVEEASILIWTTTPWTLPANLGVFLHPEFDYGLYKTEKGNIIVAKELAETVFKTLGISYELLKEFKGTELEKTHYRHPFLDREGLVMLGDYVTVDAGTGAVHSAPGHGVDDYNYSRKYELGVLSPVDDRGHMTKEAGKYEGMFYAKASNVIVQDLTESGNLLHHSKFVHSYPHDWRSKKPVIFRATEQWFISVDESDIRENAIKALDDVEFVPSWGKNRIGSMLETRPDWTISRQRVWGVPIPLFYNRATDEVIYEPEIMDRVIEMVKKEGTDIWWKYEAKEIIGDELLEKYNLKDVDIRKERSIMDVWFDSGVSHRSVLVPRNLPRPADLYLEGSDQHRGWFQSSLLTSIASTKDAPYKRILTHGFTMDGQGRKMSKSLGNTILPKDITEKYGADILRLWVSSVDYREDVRISENILQQMSDAYRRIRNTARFLMGNLNDFDYANDKVDYNDMFEIDKWAMHKLEELKAKTTEFYDKYEFYSLFQEITYFCSMEMSSFYLDIVKDRLYCEGTTSIERRSAQTVLTEVLKVLVRIIAPVLSFTADEIWERIPETLKEEESVHLSKWIEARPEYLNKELAQKWDKIARLRREVNKKLEAERQTGLIGHSLDARVLLNIANDEYSFIKDYTENEVSDLFIVSQVKFVNDNLAESEIEGINIAVEKASGEKCERCWKYDEEVGHNHNHPDVCPRCANVLEKM is encoded by the coding sequence ATGTCGGAAAATAATAACGTGGAAGACAAGGTAGATTATGCGAAAACGCTGAATTTACCAAAGACGAGCTTTAAAATGAAAGCTAATTTGGCTCAAAAAGAACCTTTAATATTAAGGGACTGGAAAAAAGCTGAAATTTATGAAAAATCATTGAACGAAGGGGCGCCATTTTTTGTGCTGCACGATGGGCCTCCGTATGCAAATGGAGATATTCACATCGGGCATGCGTTAAATAAAATATTGAAGGATATTATTTTAAAATATAAAAGATTAAGAGGTTATAACGCACCATATATTCCAGGATGGGATACGCATGGTCTTCCTATCGAATGGAAAATAATGGAAGAACTTGGAGAAAAGGCAAAAAATATGACTCCCTTGCAAATTAGGCAAGAATGTAAAAAATATGCTTTGAAATGGGTAGAAAAACAAAAAGAAGGATTCAAAAGGCTTGGAATTTTAGGAAACTGGGATAATCCTTATATCACTTTAAGACCTGAATATGAAGCGGAACAGTTAAAAGTATTCAAGGAAATTTACGAAAATGGTTATGTTTACAAAGGGCTAAAACCTGTTTACTGGTCGCCTACGACTGAAACAGCTTTGGCTGAAGCGGAAATTGAGTATAAAGATGTAGAATCTCATTCAATTTATGTAAAATTTGAAGGGACACAGGATTTATTAGATAAATTAGGTGTGGAAGAGGCAAGTATTCTTATCTGGACGACAACGCCTTGGACATTGCCTGCAAACTTAGGAGTATTTTTACATCCTGAATTTGACTACGGATTATACAAAACAGAAAAAGGCAATATTATAGTTGCAAAAGAATTGGCTGAAACTGTATTTAAGACACTTGGAATTTCTTATGAATTATTGAAGGAATTTAAAGGTACTGAACTTGAGAAAACTCATTATAGACATCCGTTCTTGGATAGAGAAGGGCTGGTAATGCTTGGAGATTATGTTACGGTTGATGCAGGGACTGGAGCGGTACATTCGGCACCTGGACACGGGGTGGACGATTACAATTATTCACGAAAATACGAACTTGGAGTATTATCGCCAGTTGATGACAGAGGACATATGACAAAGGAAGCTGGGAAATACGAAGGAATGTTTTATGCAAAAGCAAGCAATGTAATTGTGCAGGACTTGACAGAAAGTGGTAATTTACTGCATCACAGCAAATTTGTTCACTCGTATCCGCATGATTGGAGAAGTAAAAAACCTGTAATTTTCAGAGCGACTGAGCAATGGTTCATTAGCGTTGATGAAAGTGATATTAGGGAAAATGCGATAAAAGCATTGGATGATGTGGAATTTGTACCATCTTGGGGTAAAAATAGAATCGGTTCAATGTTAGAAACTCGTCCTGACTGGACTATTTCAAGACAAAGAGTCTGGGGTGTACCAATACCATTGTTTTACAATAGAGCGACTGATGAAGTTATCTATGAGCCAGAAATTATGGACAGAGTAATTGAAATGGTAAAAAAAGAAGGAACTGACATTTGGTGGAAATATGAAGCCAAAGAAATTATCGGGGATGAACTTTTGGAAAAATATAACTTGAAAGATGTCGATATTAGAAAAGAAAGAAGTATAATGGACGTCTGGTTTGACTCAGGAGTTTCACATAGAAGTGTGCTAGTGCCAAGAAACTTGCCAAGACCAGCAGACTTGTACCTTGAAGGAAGTGACCAGCATAGAGGTTGGTTCCAGTCTTCATTATTGACATCAATCGCAAGTACAAAAGATGCACCTTACAAGAGAATCCTAACTCACGGATTTACAATGGACGGACAAGGAAGAAAAATGTCTAAATCTTTAGGAAACACAATACTTCCAAAAGATATTACAGAAAAATATGGAGCAGATATTTTAAGATTGTGGGTATCTTCAGTGGACTATAGAGAAGATGTAAGAATTTCGGAAAATATTTTACAGCAAATGTCTGACGCTTATAGAAGAATCAGAAATACAGCCAGATTTTTGATGGGTAACTTAAATGATTTTGATTATGCGAATGATAAAGTTGACTACAATGATATGTTTGAAATTGACAAGTGGGCAATGCATAAACTGGAAGAATTAAAGGCTAAAACAACAGAATTTTATGATAAATATGAATTTTACAGTCTATTTCAGGAAATTACATATTTCTGCTCAATGGAAATGTCTTCATTCTATCTGGACATAGTAAAAGACAGGCTTTACTGTGAAGGCACAACTTCAATTGAAAGAAGAAGTGCACAAACTGTATTGACAGAAGTTCTGAAAGTGCTAGTAAGAATAATTGCCCCAGTATTGTCGTTTACGGCTGATGAAATTTGGGAAAGAATTCCAGAAACGCTAAAAGAAGAAGAAAGTGTACATTTATCAAAATGGATTGAAGCAAGACCTGAATACTTAAATAAAGAATTAGCACAAAAATGGGATAAAATCGCACGTCTAAGAAGAGAAGTAAACAAAAAGCTGGAAGCAGAAAGACAAACTGGATTAATAGGACATTCTCTTGATGCGAGAGTCCTTTTAAATATTGCCAATGATGAATATTCATTTATAAAAGATTACACAGAAAATGAAGTTTCTGACTTATTTATCGTATCTCAAGTTAAATTTGTAAATGATAATTTAGCAGAAAGCGAAATCGAAGGAATTAACATCGCTGTGGAAAAAGCGTCTGGAGAAAAATGTGAAAGATGCTGGAAATACGATGAGGAAGTTGGACACAATCACAATCATCCAGATGTATGTCCAAGATGTGCAAACGTTTTGGAAAAAATGTAA
- a CDS encoding L-lactate permease: MEFLVGLIPIILFLILLAVLKKSALFSTYASLIVAIILNFVMSSWRIPVQGIIASLFEGFAVAWMPIGFVIIAAIFAYDLSVKNGKIEIIKTMLGNITSDRRAQALILAWGFGGFIEGIAGYGTAVAIPAAIMISLGFSPMTAAMICLLANSTPTAFGTVGLPVTTMISNFGLNAQQTALFTSLLLLLLTCVIPFILVVFANKEIDGGKNPAFGKGILPVIIASIIGYMVQPLIAMATGAELPTIISSLIAMILMIVATKMFVKAEEGFETVAVSTKDAILAWLPYILMVVLIVGTSPVVKVINEPLHEHTISTIDFSFGHWATWFRDAKSAKEAGVAFKWILAPAAPLFVATVIAGFIQKVKVKDMVEVLGHTIYHKLDKMLVIMGIVALSVVMKHSGMTASIASGLKTLTGSGFPFIAPFLGTIGTFVTGSDLSSNLLFGGIQVGVAKGLSQNPALQSLLIAANTAGATGGKMISPQNIAIVTSVSAALNGKDGELLGKTIKYSVLYGLVLGILTFVGAGMVIK; this comes from the coding sequence ATGGAATTTTTAGTGGGTTTAATACCAATAATTTTATTTTTAATTTTGTTAGCAGTTTTAAAAAAATCTGCGTTGTTTAGTACTTATGCGAGCTTGATTGTAGCGATTATTTTGAACTTTGTCATGTCAAGCTGGCGAATTCCAGTTCAAGGGATTATTGCTTCACTTTTTGAAGGATTCGCAGTGGCTTGGATGCCAATTGGATTTGTAATAATAGCGGCGATTTTTGCTTATGATTTATCAGTAAAAAATGGTAAAATTGAAATCATCAAAACGATGTTAGGAAACATTACATCAGATAGACGTGCACAGGCTTTAATACTTGCCTGGGGATTTGGTGGATTTATAGAAGGTATTGCAGGATATGGGACAGCGGTTGCAATTCCAGCGGCAATTATGATTTCTTTAGGATTTTCTCCTATGACAGCGGCAATGATTTGTTTACTTGCAAATTCGACACCGACAGCATTTGGAACAGTAGGACTTCCAGTTACAACAATGATTTCAAACTTTGGATTAAATGCTCAACAGACAGCATTATTTACATCATTGTTATTGTTACTATTAACTTGTGTTATTCCTTTTATTTTAGTAGTTTTTGCAAATAAAGAAATAGATGGCGGAAAAAATCCAGCTTTTGGAAAAGGAATTTTACCAGTAATTATCGCATCAATTATTGGATATATGGTACAGCCGTTAATAGCTATGGCAACTGGGGCTGAACTTCCTACAATTATTTCAAGTTTAATAGCAATGATTTTAATGATTGTAGCTACAAAAATGTTTGTTAAGGCGGAAGAAGGATTTGAAACTGTGGCAGTTTCTACTAAAGATGCAATTTTAGCTTGGCTTCCATATATTTTAATGGTAGTTTTAATCGTAGGAACAAGTCCAGTTGTTAAAGTTATAAATGAGCCTTTACACGAGCATACAATTTCAACAATTGATTTTTCATTTGGACATTGGGCAACTTGGTTTAGAGATGCAAAAAGTGCAAAAGAAGCTGGAGTTGCGTTTAAATGGATTTTGGCGCCAGCCGCACCTTTATTTGTAGCAACAGTTATTGCAGGATTTATTCAAAAAGTAAAAGTAAAAGACATGGTTGAAGTACTAGGTCATACAATTTATCATAAATTAGATAAAATGTTAGTAATCATGGGAATTGTAGCACTTTCAGTAGTTATGAAACACAGCGGAATGACAGCAAGTATTGCTAGTGGTCTTAAAACATTGACTGGATCAGGATTCCCATTCATTGCACCATTCTTAGGTACAATTGGAACATTTGTTACAGGAAGTGATTTATCATCTAACTTGTTATTTGGTGGAATTCAAGTAGGAGTAGCGAAGGGATTGTCACAAAATCCAGCACTGCAATCATTGTTAATTGCTGCCAATACCGCTGGGGCTACAGGTGGTAAAATGATTTCACCGCAAAATATTGCAATTGTAACATCAGTTTCTGCAGCATTAAATGGAAAAGACGGAGAACTTTTAGGAAAAACTATTAAATATTCTGTACTGTATGGACTTGTGTTAGGTATTTTGACATTTGTTGGAGCAGGAATGGTTATTAAATAA
- a CDS encoding Tex family protein: protein MDIVGSVAKELNFKVPQVENTIKLFDEGATVPFIARYRKEVTGNLDEEQIRDVIEKITYYRNLEKRKEEIIRLIEEQGKLTEELQKSIVNAVKLQEVEDLYLPYKKKKKTKADIAKEQGLEPLSEFALAKGTTMKQLEKEAEKYVTEEVEDVKAAIEGVHLIIAQDISENIKIREFLRDKISKFGILTSKVIEKNKENDEKGVYQDYYEYSEQIGRSASNRILALNRGEKEKILKVDIDIDEKTEEVITNFILNTFENKNLTEFFREVIKDSLDRLAYPSIKNEVRNIYTEKAEEEAINIFSENLEKLLLQPPLSKKTLMGLDPGYRTGCKMVIINKDGFYETNDVLFLVDGVHNERQLVTAKKKILDYVAKYDVDIIAIGNGTASRETEAFVADVIKEAKKKVSYLIANEAGASVYSASKLAIEEFPDLDVTARGAISIARRIQDPMAELVKIDPKSIGVGMYQHDVNQKKLNETLEQTIEHVVNNVGVNINTASWALLSFVSGIKKNVAKNLVDYRHENGDFKDRKQLKKVKGLGDKAFEQMAGFVVVPDSENPLDNTIIHPESYHVAEIILKEAGCKVEDLKNDLDTVRQKLQKIDLEKIIKENDFGRETAKDVYEALLKDRRDPRDEFEKPLLRSDILNMDDLTEGMVLEGTVRNVAKFGAFVDIGLKNDALIHISEIAEKFVSDPTKELSVGQIIKVKILSLDKERGRVGLTRKGI from the coding sequence TTGGATATTGTAGGCAGTGTGGCAAAAGAACTGAATTTTAAAGTGCCGCAAGTGGAAAATACGATAAAACTTTTTGATGAAGGGGCGACTGTGCCGTTTATTGCTAGGTATCGGAAGGAAGTTACAGGGAATTTAGATGAGGAACAAATTCGGGATGTAATTGAGAAAATTACGTATTACAGGAATTTGGAAAAGAGAAAAGAGGAAATTATAAGGCTGATTGAGGAACAGGGGAAACTGACGGAGGAATTGCAGAAAAGCATCGTGAATGCGGTGAAACTGCAGGAAGTGGAAGATTTGTACTTGCCTTACAAGAAAAAGAAAAAAACAAAGGCGGATATTGCAAAAGAGCAAGGATTGGAACCTCTTTCAGAGTTTGCATTAGCCAAAGGGACTACGATGAAGCAGCTAGAAAAAGAAGCCGAGAAGTATGTTACAGAAGAAGTGGAAGATGTGAAAGCTGCAATTGAAGGAGTTCACTTGATTATTGCTCAAGATATTTCTGAAAATATTAAAATAAGGGAGTTTTTAAGAGATAAAATTTCAAAATTTGGGATTTTGACTTCTAAAGTTATTGAGAAAAATAAGGAAAATGATGAAAAAGGGGTTTATCAAGATTATTATGAATATTCGGAGCAGATTGGGAGAAGTGCTTCAAATAGGATTCTTGCGTTAAATCGTGGAGAAAAGGAAAAAATATTGAAAGTTGATATTGATATTGACGAAAAAACAGAAGAAGTTATAACAAACTTTATTCTGAATACTTTTGAAAATAAAAATTTGACTGAATTTTTTAGGGAAGTTATAAAAGATTCGCTGGATAGACTGGCTTATCCGTCTATAAAAAATGAAGTGAGAAATATTTATACAGAAAAAGCAGAAGAAGAAGCAATCAATATTTTTTCTGAAAATTTAGAAAAACTGCTATTACAACCGCCTTTATCCAAAAAAACGCTTATGGGACTGGATCCAGGATATAGAACAGGCTGCAAAATGGTTATTATTAATAAAGACGGATTTTATGAAACAAATGACGTACTTTTCCTTGTGGATGGAGTGCATAATGAAAGACAGCTTGTGACTGCAAAGAAAAAAATACTGGATTATGTTGCAAAATATGATGTGGATATTATTGCAATTGGGAATGGAACGGCTTCGAGAGAAACAGAGGCTTTTGTAGCGGATGTGATAAAGGAGGCTAAGAAAAAGGTTTCATATTTGATTGCAAATGAAGCTGGAGCTTCGGTTTATTCGGCTTCAAAACTTGCAATTGAGGAATTTCCAGATTTGGATGTTACGGCAAGAGGAGCAATTTCCATTGCGAGAAGAATTCAGGATCCGATGGCAGAACTTGTAAAAATTGATCCAAAATCAATTGGAGTAGGAATGTATCAGCACGATGTAAATCAGAAAAAGTTAAATGAAACTCTGGAACAGACAATTGAACACGTGGTAAATAACGTAGGAGTCAATATTAATACAGCTTCATGGGCATTATTAAGTTTTGTTTCTGGAATTAAGAAGAATGTGGCAAAAAATCTTGTGGACTATAGACACGAAAATGGCGACTTTAAGGACAGAAAACAGCTTAAAAAAGTAAAAGGGCTAGGAGATAAGGCGTTTGAGCAGATGGCAGGATTTGTGGTTGTGCCTGACAGCGAAAATCCGCTTGACAACACGATTATTCATCCAGAATCATATCACGTTGCAGAAATTATCTTGAAGGAAGCTGGCTGTAAAGTTGAGGACTTAAAGAATGATTTGGATACTGTAAGACAAAAATTGCAGAAAATAGATTTGGAAAAAATTATTAAGGAAAATGATTTTGGAAGAGAAACTGCGAAGGATGTGTATGAGGCGCTGTTAAAAGACAGACGTGATCCTCGTGATGAATTTGAAAAACCGCTTTTACGTTCGGATATTTTAAATATGGATGACTTGACAGAAGGAATGGTTCTGGAAGGGACTGTGAGAAATGTGGCAAAATTTGGGGCATTTGTTGATATAGGGCTAAAAAATGATGCTTTAATTCATATTTCTGAAATAGCAGAAAAATTTGTTTCAGATCCTACAAAGGAACTTTCTGTCGGGCAAATTATTAAAGTTAAAATATTGTCGCTGGATAAGGAAAGAGGAAGAGTGGGGCTTACTAGAAAAGGAATTTAA
- a CDS encoding low molecular weight protein-tyrosine-phosphatase, giving the protein MVKVLFVCLGNICRSPMAEAVFRDMVEKEGLSDKIIIDSAATSSWEHGNPVHHGTKTRLAKEGISVKGMYSRILNNDDLDADYIIGMDESNIENIKLFADGKNKGEIKMLLEYAGEKREIKDPWFTGDFDTTYDDVAKGCKTLLKFIKENNLGY; this is encoded by the coding sequence ATGGTAAAAGTATTATTTGTCTGTCTAGGAAATATATGCCGTTCCCCAATGGCAGAGGCAGTCTTTCGAGATATGGTAGAAAAAGAAGGATTATCTGATAAAATTATTATTGATTCAGCTGCAACAAGTTCTTGGGAACATGGAAATCCAGTCCATCATGGTACCAAAACTAGGCTTGCCAAAGAAGGAATCAGTGTAAAAGGAATGTATTCAAGAATTTTGAATAATGATGACTTGGATGCCGATTACATTATTGGAATGGATGAAAGCAATATAGAAAATATAAAACTTTTCGCAGATGGCAAAAATAAAGGCGAAATAAAAATGCTGCTGGAATATGCAGGAGAAAAACGGGAAATAAAAGATCCATGGTTTACTGGCGACTTTGATACAACTTATGATGATGTTGCAAAAGGTTGCAAAACTCTGCTAAAATTTATTAAAGAAAATAATTTAGGTTATTAA
- a CDS encoding NAD-dependent protein deacylase yields the protein MDKINLLQKIINESKRIVFFGGAGVSTESGIPDFRSANGVYNLKLDRNFSPEELVSHTMYEKYPEEFYDFYKKHLIYPNAKPNFAHKYLARLEQDGKLTAVITQNIDCLHEMAGSKNVLKLHGTVDSNTCVRCGKKYNLEKFLKICETESIPHCPECNGIIKPDVTLYEEAPDPDTFRKAINEISKADTLIIGGTSLIVYPAASLIHYFQGKNLILINKSKTEQDNFVNLAIHESIGEVFKKLK from the coding sequence ATGGATAAAATAAATTTACTTCAAAAAATAATTAACGAAAGCAAAAGAATTGTCTTTTTCGGAGGTGCTGGAGTTTCCACAGAATCTGGCATTCCTGATTTCAGAAGTGCAAATGGAGTTTATAATTTAAAGCTAGATAGAAATTTTTCTCCAGAAGAGCTTGTTTCCCACACAATGTATGAAAAATATCCAGAAGAATTTTATGATTTTTATAAAAAACATCTTATTTATCCCAATGCAAAACCCAATTTTGCTCATAAATATTTGGCAAGGCTGGAACAAGATGGAAAATTGACGGCTGTTATTACTCAAAATATCGACTGCCTGCATGAAATGGCTGGGAGTAAAAATGTTTTGAAGCTACATGGAACTGTTGACAGCAATACTTGCGTCAGATGTGGAAAAAAATACAACTTGGAGAAATTTTTGAAAATCTGTGAAACAGAAAGTATTCCACATTGTCCAGAATGTAACGGAATTATAAAACCAGATGTTACTTTGTATGAAGAAGCTCCTGATCCAGATACTTTTAGAAAAGCAATAAACGAAATATCCAAAGCCGATACACTAATTATAGGTGGAACTTCCCTTATCGTGTATCCAGCCGCTTCCCTTATACACTATTTTCAAGGGAAAAATCTTATTTTAATAAATAAGTCTAAGACCGAACAAGACAATTTTGTAAATTTGGCTATACATGAAAGCATTGGAGAAGTTTTTAAAAAATTAAAATAA
- a CDS encoding dihydroorotate oxidase, translating to MATTKTHIGNFEFENCFMNAAGVYCYDRNELGQVLNSQAGTFVTKTATLQSRSGNPEPRYHDTVLGSINSMGLPNLGFDYYLDYLLELQKTHPDRTFFFSLVGMSTEDTHALLKKVQESDFNGITELNLSCPNVPGKPQIAYDLETTEKLLTDIFSYFKKPLGVKLPPYFDIVHFDQAATVFNKFPLTFINCVNSIGNGLVIEDESVVIKPKNGFGGIGGEYIKPTALANVHAFYQRLNPSIQIIGTGGVLTGQDAFEHILCGASMVQIGTTLHKEGPAAFERITNELKAIMDKKGYKTIEDFKGKVKYL from the coding sequence ATGGCAACTACAAAAACACACATTGGTAACTTTGAATTTGAAAACTGCTTTATGAATGCAGCGGGAGTTTACTGCTATGACAGAAATGAACTAGGACAAGTGTTAAATTCACAAGCTGGAACATTTGTTACAAAAACTGCTACATTACAGTCCCGTTCTGGAAATCCTGAACCCAGATACCACGATACAGTTCTAGGAAGCATAAATTCAATGGGGCTTCCAAACTTAGGATTTGATTACTATTTAGATTATTTACTGGAATTACAGAAAACACATCCTGACAGAACTTTCTTTTTCTCTCTTGTAGGAATGTCAACAGAAGACACTCACGCATTACTGAAAAAAGTTCAGGAAAGTGATTTTAACGGAATAACAGAGCTTAATTTGTCTTGTCCAAATGTACCAGGAAAACCGCAAATTGCCTACGATTTGGAAACTACTGAAAAATTATTGACAGATATTTTTTCATATTTCAAAAAGCCACTTGGAGTAAAATTGCCTCCATATTTTGACATTGTTCACTTCGATCAGGCAGCCACAGTATTCAATAAATTCCCGTTAACATTCATAAACTGTGTAAACAGTATTGGAAACGGACTTGTAATTGAAGACGAAAGTGTTGTAATAAAGCCTAAAAATGGATTTGGAGGAATTGGAGGGGAATACATAAAACCAACTGCCCTTGCAAATGTTCACGCATTTTACCAAAGACTTAACCCATCTATTCAAATTATTGGAACGGGGGGCGTTCTTACAGGACAAGACGCTTTTGAGCATATTTTGTGTGGAGCGAGCATGGTTCAAATTGGTACGACTTTGCATAAGGAAGGTCCTGCCGCTTTTGAAAGAATAACTAACGAGTTAAAGGCTATTATGGATAAAAAAGGGTATAAAACTATTGAAGATTTTAAAGGAAAAGTAAAATATTTATAA
- a CDS encoding tetratricopeptide repeat protein, with protein sequence MENIELDNFKNGENNDSERMYEMGKNYYRNNSEVLAEKYLKEAAKGGNRKAFLILADIYLKHNKLNLAEKYLKKIADGGDFELQDKLGTVYRKKSNFELAEYYYKLAINNGNQKAQYNLGNLYYHFKRKKLAADYLKPIADERDQEAQVLLAKIYYENGQVELAEEYLRKAKDNGEAYYFLGKLLEERKDLESAERYWKTAADDYDNKKSQEILSKSYIDKNNTTLAKHYLSLLADENHLEAFVLLGDMFSEEKNYNLAYTNYNHFFEGKSCAGAKVDMSKYDNEKLKFNFGKCCIKLGKVELAEQNLKDNEYLKISDNVIEVAKLYEEAEQLKLALQYYKSALHV encoded by the coding sequence ATGGAAAACATCGAGTTGGATAATTTTAAAAATGGAGAAAATAATGATTCTGAAAGAATGTATGAAATGGGAAAGAATTATTATAGAAATAATTCTGAAGTATTAGCTGAAAAATATCTGAAGGAAGCTGCTAAAGGTGGTAACAGAAAAGCTTTTCTCATTCTTGCTGATATTTATTTGAAGCATAATAAATTGAATCTAGCTGAAAAATATTTGAAAAAGATAGCTGATGGTGGAGATTTTGAATTGCAGGACAAACTTGGGACAGTCTATAGAAAAAAATCTAATTTTGAACTGGCAGAGTATTATTATAAACTGGCTATAAATAATGGAAATCAGAAAGCGCAGTATAATCTGGGCAATCTTTACTATCATTTTAAAAGAAAAAAATTGGCAGCAGATTATTTAAAACCTATTGCCGATGAGAGAGATCAGGAAGCACAGGTGCTCCTTGCAAAAATATACTATGAAAATGGTCAAGTTGAACTGGCTGAAGAATATCTTCGGAAGGCTAAGGATAATGGGGAAGCGTATTATTTTCTTGGAAAACTGCTTGAAGAAAGAAAGGATCTAGAATCTGCAGAAAGGTATTGGAAAACAGCTGCTGACGACTACGATAATAAAAAATCTCAGGAAATACTTTCAAAATCTTACATTGATAAAAATAACACAACATTGGCTAAACATTATTTATCGTTACTCGCCGATGAAAACCATCTGGAAGCTTTTGTATTATTAGGAGACATGTTTTCAGAAGAAAAAAATTATAATCTTGCCTATACAAATTATAATCACTTTTTTGAAGGAAAGTCGTGTGCTGGTGCAAAAGTTGACATGTCAAAATATGATAATGAAAAATTAAAATTTAATTTTGGGAAATGCTGTATAAAACTTGGAAAAGTTGAACTGGCTGAACAAAACCTAAAAGACAATGAATATCTTAAAATTTCTGATAATGTTATTGAAGTCGCAAAACTTTACGAAGAGGCGGAACAATTAAAATTGGCGCTTCAATATTATAAATCAGCTTTACATGTTTAA